ACTCGAACCCCGAAACCGTTTCAACGGATTACGACACGTCGGACCTCTTGTTCTTCGAGCCGCTGACACTCGAGGATGTGCTCAACATCTGCGAGCGCCTCAATGGCGCGCCGCTGGGGCAGCCGGGGCATCTGTACGGCGCGATCGTGCAGTTCGGCGGGCAGACACCGCTGAATCTCGCGCATGGACTCGAAAAAGCGGGCGTTCCGATCATCGGAACAAGTGTCGACTCCATCGACCTCGCCGAGGATCGCGACCGCTTCCAGAAATTGCTGCACGAACTGAATATCAAGCAGCCGGCCAACGGCATCGCGCGGTCGCTCGATCAGGCGGTCGAAATCGCCGCTCGCATCGGGTACCCCGTGCTGGTGCGGCCCAGCTATGTGCTCGGCGGGCGCGGCATGGAAACATGCTTCACCGAAGAGCAGCTTCGCCTTTACATGAAGACCGCCGTCGATGTCAGCGAACTGGCCAACGCCCCCGTGCTCATCGACGATTTCCTCGCCGAGGCGATCGAGTGCGATGTCGATGTGGTCGGCGACTTCGGCTCGCCGAATCCCCGGGCGCTGATCTGCGGCGTGATGGAGCACATCGAGGAAGCGGGCATTCACTCGGGCGACTCCGCCTGCGCGATCCCCCCCTACTCGCTGCCGAAGCGGACGATCGACAAGCTCGTCGATTCCTCCCGCCGGCTCGCCGAGGCGCTCAACGTGCGCGGACTGATGAATATCCAGTACGCCATCACGCGCCCGTCGAAGGATCATCCCGATTACGAAATCTACGTGCTGGAGGTCAACCCGCGCGCGTCGCGCACCGTGCCGTTCGTGTCGAAGGCGACGGGCGTAAGCTGGGCGCGCGTGGCGGCGAAAGTCATGGCGGGGCAGACGCTCGAGGACATCGGCGTCGGCGAAAACTACTTGCCGGCGCATACGTCCGTGAAGGAGTCGGTCTTCCCCTTCAGCAAGTTCCCCGGCGTGGACGTCATCCTCGGGCCGGAGATGCGCTCGACGGGCGAGGTCATGGGCGCGGATACGGACTTCGCGGTGGCGTTCGCCAAGAGTCAGATCGCCGCCAACTCCCCGCTGCCGACGAGCGGGAACGTGTTCCTGTCCGTGCGGTCCAGCGACAAGTCGCACGTGGTCGAAGTCGCCAAGCAGTTGCTCGCCTGCGGCATGCACATCTACACCACCGTCGGCACGCACCAGTGGCTCTCCGAGCACGGCGTCGAGACGGAACTGGTCAAGAAAATCTCCGAGGGCCGGCCCAACGCGCTGGACCTGATCAAGAACGACACCATCGATCTGATTCTCAACACGCCCACGCGCAAGGGCATGAACACGGACGAAGGCAAGCTTCGCGCCGCGGCCGTGCGATTCAACGTGCCCATCATCACGACGACGACCGGCGGCGCCGCCGCCGCACAGGCGATCACCGCACTGCGCCGCGGCGAATGGACCGTCCGAGCGCTGCAGGACTACTACCCGGTGTATCAGACCGGGCGGACGCGGGCGGCGCAGGAGACGGCGGCGCGGTGAGTTTGTGGTGATATGAAAACGGGGGCACTGAAGTGCCCCCGCCTTGATGAACATGGGTGTGGTTCACTTCTTTTTCTTGCCGCCGCGCGGGACGAGCTTGAGCGCTTCGTCATAGTCGGAGAGCTTTTCCATCAGGTCGGCGACAAGCTGGCGCATGTGGCGGATCGCCTGAAACTGCGGCTTCTCATTCAGGGCGGTGCCGATGGATTTGATGACCTCGAACGCCGGGTCCGCGAACTGGGCGGACTCCGCTTCGGTCTGCACGATGGTGAGCGACTTTCTGATTTCCGACGCATCGTTGGGGTCGAGGACTTCGCGATCTTCCTCGACAATACGGGCGATGAGGCGGAGCTGCACGCCGATGTTGAAGCAATTGCGCGCGACGGGGCCGTGGGCGGACTCGAGCGTGGCGGGAAGCTTCTCGAAGAGCGCCTGCGAGTACGAAGCGAACGGCGCCCCGGCTCCGGGGACAAGCTGCGCGGCCGTCTGCGTGAGTCGCATGTTCGTCATCGCCGTGCCGAGCGGCTCGATCATCTTGTCGTCGAGCTTCCTGCCCGCGGCGACCGACAGCAGTAAGCCCGTCGCGTCATACCCCGCCCGTACCGCCCACATGTATGTGCCGTAAATCTGCTTGACGCGCGCTTCGTAGACGTCGATGAGCCCGCGCGCTTCCTTGTAATCGTTGAACGCCTTGTCATACGCAAGGGCGTTGAAGGATTCCTCGCCGCTTTTCATCAGGGCGTTGGCCTTGACCCATGCCTCGCCGCCGACTTCGTCAAGTTCGTCCTTCGAGAAATTCTGCACGCTGCGCGTGGCGAATTCCTTTTTCATGTCCTGAGCCGTGATCGCCATCTGCGACAGATCCCGCGACTGCTCGAACGACTTCTTTCCAGCGAGCCATGTCGCGCCTGCTTCCTGGTATTTCTCGGCGTCGTATTCCTGTTTGGCCGTGGCGAGTTGCTCATTGCCTTTGGCCCAAAGCGCCTTGGTCAGATCGGGGGCGCCGAGCTTCTCTGCCTCGCCGCGCATCGCCGCCGAGGCCTTGTCCGCGTCCATCGCCTGCGACCGCGCGATGTCAAGCTGCTCCACCGCGCCCAGCGCATCGGACGCCTTGGGGAAATAGTCCTGCACTTCGTCGAACTTCTTCTCGTCCCAAAGCTGCTGCAGATGCGCCATGCGATCCGACGCCTCCTGAATCAGCGGGGCGAACCGCGGCGTCTTGTCCAGCTTGCTGAGCTTGGCCCACAGCGCGTCCGCCTGATTCTTGATTTCCATCTGCCGCGGCGTGGCGACCAGATCGACCGGCGCGGCAACCGGCGGCGGAGGCGGCGGGGCCTCGACCTGCTCGTCCTTGGGTCGATGCTGAACCAGCACCACCACCACGATGATCATCCCGCCCAGCGCGATGATGGGCACGACGATCGACGCGATCGATTTCTTCTTTTTTTTGGGGAGGCGGTGACGAGCGGAGGGGCCGCTGCTTTTGCGCGACGCGGCCTGGGCCAGTTGCTTGAATTGGTCGTTGGGATCGCTCACAAGGGGCTCTCTTGGCGGGTGAGAGAAGCGGGCACGCTCCATCGATCGAGCGTGTATGTCCTGATTATACATGCATCGGCGAGGCGCGGGGCCGGCTTGTGTGGACTCGGTCATCGGATCGGCTATTCTTTGAAACATGAGCATGGATGCCAAACAACGTCGTCGGGCGGGGGTCGTGGTCGCCATGGTGCTGCTGGCGGGCGTGATCGGCGGGACGTGGCACTACACGCGCGGCCCCGAGCACACGCAGGCCTCGCCCTCCATCACCGACCCCGTCGTCCGCGACAAACTCGAAGAAGCCCACACCGCCGCGCAGCATTACATCGTCTCCAACGAGCACGCCAAGGCCCGGAAGATTCTCGAGGCGGTGCTCGCCGACTATCCCAATGATGCGCCCAGTCATGTGCTTCTGGCGCAGGTGCTCATCGCCGAGGGCAAGACGCAGGACGCGTACGACCATGTGGCCGAGGGCCTCAAGTACGATGAAGGCAATCCCGAGGCGCACTTCCTCGCCGGCCGGCTCGCGCAGGAATTGGACAACCTCGACAAGGCCAAGTTTCATTTCACCCGCGCCTCGATGCTCGATCCGAATCAGGCCAAGTACCCGCTCTATCTCGGCGCGGTGCTGCTGCGCCAAGGCGACCTCGACGCGGCGCAGCTTCAGCTTTTGCGGGCGCAGCGGATCGACACGTCATTAGCGGTGGCGTATTCCATGCAGGCGGAGATCGCGGCGCGGCGGGGCAAGATCGACATGGCTATCGAGGAGGTCAACAAGGCGATCGACCTGAGCAAGGATGATGCGGCCAAGCGCCTCAACTACGTGCTTCAGAAGGCGCAGCTTCTGCGTCGCAACAATGATCCGGCTGCGGCGCTGAGTCTGCTCACTTCGCTTGACACGGCGGATCAGCAGAAGGGCGCGGTCGTCGAGCACATCGCCGACTGCTACCAGATGATGAATCAGCCGGCGAAGGCGGCGGCGGTGTGGTCGGAATTGTTCGCGCTGGAGCCGACGAACGCCCGCGCCGCCGGGGAAGCGGCCTGGGCCTATCACCGGGCCGACGACGATCGTCACGCCCGCCAGTATATCGACATGGCGCTGCGCATCGATCCGCGCGAGGCGAAGGCCAATGCGCTGCGCGACGCGCTGGCCAAATCAAACTGAAGTCATGTGCCGGACCGCTTCGCAGAACGCTGTGATTTTGGCGTTGCTTTTGACGCCGCGCGCGGATTCGACGCCGCTGGAGACGTCGACGCCTTGGGGGCGCACGGTGCGCACGGCGTCGGCAACGTTTACGGCGTTGAGTCCGCCCGCGAGGTAGATCGGCAGCGTCACGGGCACGCGATCCATCGCCGCCCGAAGCATCGGCCAATCGAACGTCTTGCCCGTCCCACCGCCGAGGCGCGACGGGTCGGGCGTGTCGATGAGCAGCGCGACAAGGTGGGCGTGACGGCTCCGCACATCATTCCACAAGCGCAGATCCGCCTCGATCGTATCCGGCTCGAACGAAATCGCCACAACGAGCGGCGTCGGCGCCAGCGCGGCGATCATCGCTTCGTCCACCTTGCCGTGGATCTGCACGCGATCGAGCGGCACGCGCCGCGCATGCTCGGCGATCTCCGGCACGGTCGCGCCCTGAAAGACGCCGACGATCTGCACGCGGGGCCGCACCATGTGTGCAATCGCCGCGGCGGCGGCGATGCTGATACAGCGCGGCGACTGGGCGACGAAGACGAAGCCGATGGCGTCCGCGCCGAACTGCGCGGCGGTCTGCGCGGCGTCGAGCGTTTTGAGGCCGCAGATTTTGATGTGCGGGGCGCCAGTCATGTCGTCAATGATATGCGCTATTCGAGTTGCTCGAGCATTTCGCGGGCCTGCTGGCGGCGGCGCGGATCGGTGAGCGACTCGGCGGCGGCGGTGAGCAGCGGGCGGGCGCGTCGGGGATTGTCGAGGTATTTGGCGTAAATGAGGCCGAGAATGAGCTGGACCTGATCGGCGAAGGGGTCGCCGGCGAAGGTGGCGAGAAACAACTCATAGGCGCGGGCGGCGGTAGCGTAGCGGCCGCGCTCCATGGCGTCGTTGGCCACATCCAACTGCTCCTGCCGCGTGAGCACCTGCTGCGGGTCCAGATCAAGCAGTTCCTCGTACGCCTCGACGGAAGCGACCGCATCGCGCTCGCGCAGCGCCTGCTCGACCGCCGACCGCACGTGCGCCACCTGCTCCTTCATCTGCACCGTCATGTTGCGCAGCTCCGCGCCCGCCGACACCGCCGGCGCATCCGATCCGTCATGCAACACCCGTCGCTGCCGCCGGCGACGCCAGCGACCGACGAACGTCAGAAGATCGTACGGCTCGCGCGGAACGAGTCGCGTGACGAGCAGCCCCATCGCGATCACGAACCCGAACACGTTGCCGCTCACATGCGCCATGTACGCCACGCCCGACTGCCCCGCGAGCTGATAGAACAGATCGCGGGCGAACGAGAAGAGCACGACGACGTAGCTGGCGACTTCAAACTGCCTCAGGAAAAAGAGCGTGAAGGTCAGGTACGAAAACGGGAAGAGCACCAGGTACGCCCCTGTCACCGCCGAAACCGCCCCGCTGGCGCCGAGCACGGGTGCCGTCGAACCGACCGCGCAATGTCCCACGCCCGCCACGACGCCGCCGGCCAGATAAAAACACATGTACCCGATCGGGCCCAGCCGGTCTTCGAGACTGTCGCCGAAGACGTAGAGGAAGAGCATGTTGAGGATGACATGGTCCCAGCTTTGATGGAGGAACTGATAGGTGAAGAACTGGTACCAGTGGGGCTGGACAGGTGTGAGGATCAGACTGTTGAACCAGGGATTGACCTGTCGCGACTGGCCGACGATCTGGGCGATGAAGAAGGCGATGTTGGCGAAGATGAGAAGGTGATTGACCCAGACGGCGTGGGCGAGACGGCGATCGGAGCGGATGGGGATGATGAACATTCAGGATTTGAGGCCGTAGCCGCGCACGACGACCCGGCCGATGCGCGTCGCGTCATCGACGCTCGTCACCGCCTGGAAGGTCAGCGTCTGATTGGGTCCGATCGTCTCCGCCAGTTTGCCCTGCCACAGGCCCAGCGGCCAACCGTCCTGCGTCATGACCTCGACGACAACGGTCGGATTTTTGAGCGTCGCATCCGACGGATTATGCACACTGAGCTTCAGCGCGCCCGACGCCGGATCGCCCACGCGCTCCACCCCGCCCTGCACCATCTCAAGCGGCGCCGCGTCCGCCACCGGCTCCAGCGGCGTGAACTCCGCCACGACCGACGGCTTGCCCGCCATCAGATCCTTGGGCACCGGCAGCCGCATCGCAAGCCCCTGCTTCGCGCACACCACCGGCACGAACACCTGCTTCTCCGCGTAGACCATGCCGTCGCTGTTGAGAAGCTGCACGTGCAGCACGCCGCGCTGATACACCTTGGGCGAGTCGGCGACGAAAAGCCCGCTGATGATCGCGCGGTCCGGCGCGCCGTAGTTGAGCAGGTCCGTCGACCAGAGCACCACGTCCGAACCGACGCTCGGCTTGATCGGGTCGACCGGCGTGGACATCTTCGACCAACTGGCGTTGAAGAGCGGAGGCACCGACAACTCGACCACCGGCAGATTCGGATCGAGCTTCGGACCCGGCGGCGGCGCCGGCTTGTCGGGCGTCGTCGGCGTGACGGCGACCGGCGGCTTGTTCGTGCCCTGCTCCGGCGTCACATCCGTCACGCCCCCGCCCCGCTTGAACACCATCAACACGATCACGAAGATCATGCACACCATCGCGAAGATCACCATCAGCAGCGGCGCGTTGAGCTTGCGTTTCTTGCGACGCACGAGTCGCTCGCGCGCGACGGCGGACTGCTGAGCGTCGGGCGCTTTGGCGGATCGCGTCGGCTTCGCCCCCTTGGCGGCGCGCGTCGGACGCGCGGCCGGCTCGGGCGCGGGGGCGGGCTTGGTGACTTCGGCGGCGGCCTGCGCCAGCGCCGCCGCCGCATCCGGCGCGACGGGCGTCGGCGGCGCTTCCTTTGGTGATTCCTTCGGCGCTTCGGCCGCCGGTTCCGCTTCCGAAGGCGGCGGCGCGGGCTTGGGCGCCCGTTGCACCTTCAGTTCCTCCACCGGGGCCGCCTGAAGCTTGAGTTCCTCCTGCGTCGGCGGCGGCGCGGCCTCGGCCACGTCCGCCTCGACCTTCAGCGACTGACTGTCGACTTTGTACTGCTGCTTGCACGAAGCGCACGTCGCCACCGCGCCCATGCGCGCGAACCGCGTGCTGACCGAATGACCGCAGGATGGACAAGTCAGGACGAACATCGAATCGGAAATCTCCGTCGTTAAGCCCACCCATCTTAGCACAAGACGCGGGGGGACTTAAGTCCCCCCGCCTTCATACCGACGATACTTCACCCCCTCCAGAAACGCACCCCGCGCGCGTGCGAAGCGCATCGCTTGTTCGATATCCACACGAATCCGCGTGTGCGGGTAGTCCTCCCACTGTTCACATACCCCGTGACGCACCGGCTGGATGAGCACATACCGATAGGCCGCGCGGCCCTGTTTGTCGTCACGCAGACATCCGTCAAAATAGGTCTTCGATTTCGAGTCATGCCAAAACGGCGATAACCTCCCGTTCACGAGGCGGGGGGACTTAAGTCCCCCCGTCTTGTATTCGGATTCGAGTTGATCGTTCACGAGTTTCGCCACCGATCCGTGAATCTTTCGCATCATCGGCGCCAAGTCGTCGCCGCGATGCAGATAGCCGATCGCGTGATAGTGATTGTCGATAAGCGATGTCGCCCACGGCTCGAAGTGATGCGCCGCCGTGTATTTCTCGAATTGCCGCCAGAAGATCACTTTGGCCGCTTCGGACGCGAACGCGGGGAAGCGCTCATGGCATCGGGCGGTGATGAAATAGGCCTGATTGTCGCGGTACCAGTGTTGAAAATGGGGCTCGCCCTGATGGGCGCGGTCGTGCCCGGAAGACTTGCGCGTGTACCCCATGAAAGCGGAGTATATCCGAACAGTCCGAAGCGGGGAGACTGAAGTCTCCCCGCCTCATAAAAACACGCGGGCGCAACACCGAGCGTCGCCCCATCCCCCCCGAGGCGGGGGGACTTAAGTCCCCCCGCCTTGCACCGGTGCGCGGCGCGTAAAAGAAGACCGGTCGCCCGAGGGCGACCGGTCTTTGGGATCACACGGATTTGGACATGCGGTGCATGTCCGCATCAGCAGGGAATTACTTGCCCTGGCTGATGTCCTTGGCGCCGGAAGCGGAGATGGTGCCGCCGATCTGGATCGGGACCATCAGGGTGTCCGTCTTACGGTTGTTGGTGTTCACCATGGCCGTACCGAGCGACAGAGCAGCCGTGCCGGGGGCAAGGACCTGCTTGGCGGTTTCAGCGCCACCGGCGGCAGCGTTGCTGTTGACCGCGTAGGCGTTGTCGTTGGAGGGCCCGATGAAGGGGTTCTGCTCGAAGGAGGCATGGCCGTCGCCGAACAGGAAGTTCTGACCTTCACCTTCAGAGTGGGTCAGACTGTTTTCGGTCGAAGCCAGGGCTTCGGGGCTCTGGCTGGCCGTGGCCTTGACGGCTTCGTGCAGGTTCTGCGTCCAGCCGGTGGGCTTGGTGTTGGACGTGCCGTCGTTGGAGTTATCATCGGACATCAGAACCCAGTCGGGCTTGACGTCGGCGCTCCACTGACCGCCGGTCTGGAGGTCGTACATGTTCATCATCGAGTAGCTCAAGCTCTTGGACGAGACGAAGTCATAGAGCTGATCCAGCGGGATCGTCTTGCTGCTGTCGAAGACGAACGGGGTGCCGGTGCCGCCGACGAGGGGATCGACTTCCGAACCCTTGTCAGAGGGGCACACGAACTGCTTGGAAGCGGTCGAACCATTGCGGACGAGGCTCCAAAGAGCGGCCGTCGCGTTGCTGTCCGCCAGGGCCTTGGACGCACCGGTGCTGGTCACGTCGGAGGGGTTGGCGATGCCACGGCCGTTGACCGCGCCGACGAGGGCGAAGCCCTGAATCTTGATGGCAGCGGTGCCGCCGGTCGAGTGATAGATCGGGAAGCGCTGATTCTTGTCGGTGATCGAGTACGTGTACATCGACTTGTAGATACCCGACAGGTTGGTCGAGCAGACGGTGCGGTTGGCGACTTCACGAGCGCGGCTCAGCGACGGCAGA
The nucleotide sequence above comes from Planctomycetota bacterium. Encoded proteins:
- a CDS encoding N-(5'-phosphoribosyl)anthranilate isomerase; its protein translation is MTGAPHIKICGLKTLDAAQTAAQFGADAIGFVFVAQSPRCISIAAAAAIAHMVRPRVQIVGVFQGATVPEIAEHARRVPLDRVQIHGKVDEAMIAALAPTPLVVAISFEPDTIEADLRLWNDVRSRHAHLVALLIDTPDPSRLGGGTGKTFDWPMLRAAMDRVPVTLPIYLAGGLNAVNVADAVRTVRPQGVDVSSGVESARGVKSNAKITAFCEAVRHMTSV
- a CDS encoding rhomboid family intramembrane serine protease, whose amino-acid sequence is MFIIPIRSDRRLAHAVWVNHLLIFANIAFFIAQIVGQSRQVNPWFNSLILTPVQPHWYQFFTYQFLHQSWDHVILNMLFLYVFGDSLEDRLGPIGYMCFYLAGGVVAGVGHCAVGSTAPVLGASGAVSAVTGAYLVLFPFSYLTFTLFFLRQFEVASYVVVLFSFARDLFYQLAGQSGVAYMAHVSGNVFGFVIAMGLLVTRLVPREPYDLLTFVGRWRRRRQRRVLHDGSDAPAVSAGAELRNMTVQMKEQVAHVRSAVEQALRERDAVASVEAYEELLDLDPQQVLTRQEQLDVANDAMERGRYATAARAYELFLATFAGDPFADQVQLILGLIYAKYLDNPRRARPLLTAAAESLTDPRRRQQAREMLEQLE
- a CDS encoding tetratricopeptide repeat protein, encoding MSMDAKQRRRAGVVVAMVLLAGVIGGTWHYTRGPEHTQASPSITDPVVRDKLEEAHTAAQHYIVSNEHAKARKILEAVLADYPNDAPSHVLLAQVLIAEGKTQDAYDHVAEGLKYDEGNPEAHFLAGRLAQELDNLDKAKFHFTRASMLDPNQAKYPLYLGAVLLRQGDLDAAQLQLLRAQRIDTSLAVAYSMQAEIAARRGKIDMAIEEVNKAIDLSKDDAAKRLNYVLQKAQLLRRNNDPAAALSLLTSLDTADQQKGAVVEHIADCYQMMNQPAKAAAVWSELFALEPTNARAAGEAAWAYHRADDDRHARQYIDMALRIDPREAKANALRDALAKSN
- a CDS encoding prepilin-type N-terminal cleavage/methylation domain-containing protein, which codes for MKRQGFTLIELLVVVAIIALLIGILLPSLSRAREVANRTVCSTNLSGIYKSMYTYSITDKNQRFPIYHSTGGTAAIKIQGFALVGAVNGRGIANPSDVTSTGASKALADSNATAALWSLVRNGSTASKQFVCPSDKGSEVDPLVGGTGTPFVFDSSKTIPLDQLYDFVSSKSLSYSMMNMYDLQTGGQWSADVKPDWVLMSDDNSNDGTSNTKPTGWTQNLHEAVKATASQSPEALASTENSLTHSEGEGQNFLFGDGHASFEQNPFIGPSNDNAYAVNSNAAAGGAETAKQVLAPGTAALSLGTAMVNTNNRKTDTLMVPIQIGGTISASGAKDISQGK